One Loxodonta africana isolate mLoxAfr1 chromosome 4, mLoxAfr1.hap2, whole genome shotgun sequence genomic region harbors:
- the LOC135231230 gene encoding endogenous retrovirus group K member 113 Gag polyprotein-like yields the protein MGQTSSAERKLFIDIITCMLKKRGTAVTRSQVARFLHFVQEQCPWFPEGGSVNLDIWKAVGEQLQKYYTRCGPEGVPVDAFALWMLIRDTLDPTPDSVKAFQVLDNPDSDPTLEEEETPLLQKHPSVASTPSAPPFVGLSNPITNDTLSPEEQVDLEEEAARYHQDEDIVLPLRKLQIESQPPKYEVKSLTFTPRNRVPLPPPPPSLTGKSKIKAALKQGLSEGDVTLPLCFPVHYSGEFDEDAEWTPLSYKFLKEDKNACKEYGPLSPYTLSLIDILSTSWMTPYDWYQLAKTCLPGGSFLLWKMEKT from the coding sequence atGGGACAAACATCCTCTGCAGAAAGAAAACTGTTTATTGATATCATCACGTGTATGCTCAAAAAAAGGGGAACCGCGGTGACTAGAAGCCAAGTAGCTCGGTTTTTACATTTTGTTCAGGAACAATGCCCCTGGTTCCCAGAGGGAGGCTCGGTTAATTTGGACATATGGAAAGCTGTGGGAGAACAGCTACAAAAATATTATACTAGATGTGGTCCTGAGGGGGTGCCTGTTGATGCTTTTGCATTATGGATGCTTATCAGAGATACTCTTGACCCAACTCCCGATTCTGTTAAAGCATTCCAAGTACTAGACAATCCTGACTCTGACCCCACTTTAGAGGAGGAAGAAACACCTCTGCTTCAGAAACATCCTTCTGTAGCGTCTACCCCTTCAGCCCCTCCCTTTGTTGGTCTATCTAATCCAATCACGAATGACACCCTGAGCCCGGAGGAGCAAGTCGATCTAGAGGAGGAGGCTGCTAGATATCATCAGGATGAGGATATTGTTCTTCCTTTACGAAAGTTGCAAATTGAGTCACAGCCTCCAAAGTATGAGGTTAAATCATTGACCTTTACTCCTCGAAATAGAGTACCTTTACCTCCCCCACCTCCTTCTCTGACAGGAAAATCAAAAATCAAAGCAGCCTTAAAACAAGGCTTGTCTGAGGGAGACGTTACCCTCCCTTTGTGCTTTCCAGTACATTATAGCGGGGAATTTGATGAGGATGCAGAATGGACTCCTCTTTCTTATAAATTCCTCAAGGAGGATAAAAATGCCTGCAAAGAATATGGACCCCTGTCTCCATACACATTGTCGTTAATAGATATTCTGTCAACCAGCTGGATGACTCCTTATGATTGGTATCAGCTGGCAAAAACCTGCTTACCagggggtagtttcttgttatggaaaATGGAAAAGACCTGA